In Candidatus Desulfatibia profunda, a single genomic region encodes these proteins:
- a CDS encoding radical SAM protein, which translates to MARKTEKARGRSAASEIGTIRKDWQGRIKVALVYPNSYHVGMSNLGFQTVYGQLNAIEHVVCERSFLPDDSDPQTGRLTTLESGRPCSDFDIIAFSVSFENDFPHLLTILEKAGLPLRSSDRGSPHPLVIAGGVSFFSNPEPVAAFIDCFLIGESESLLPRFFDTVSFDLLTGDRNSCLKTLAASVPGVYVSALYRTTYNPDGTLQAFDPLADVPSTIERQYVKDISATATCSTILTADTSFDRKFLIEVSRGCPHGCRFCSTGFIYRPPRFRPLELLDQCLTTGGSMCDQIGLVGAAISDLPDIDKLCTRTLQADTQLSFSSLRADAFTPELLGVLSQSKVKTATIAPDAGSERMRTVINKGITTEDILNAAETLVANGIPNLKLYFMIGLPTETMEDVDAIVELCKQIKHRFLKSSRTRKRIGEITVSLSSFVPKPHTPFQWAAMDDVRTLKAKIKRVKNGLKRTANVRVHADIPRWAYIQGLFSRGDRKVSQILLLAHQLQGNWPQTFKATPLNPDFYVCRERPLEELLPWDFIDQGLYKSFLAREYKRALEGKPSPPCPMDDCTVCGVCR; encoded by the coding sequence ATGGCAAGGAAAACCGAAAAAGCCCGCGGGCGATCTGCAGCATCAGAGATCGGGACAATCCGCAAAGACTGGCAAGGCCGCATCAAGGTCGCGCTGGTGTATCCCAACAGCTATCATGTCGGCATGTCCAACCTCGGTTTTCAGACCGTCTACGGACAGCTCAATGCCATCGAGCACGTGGTCTGTGAACGCTCTTTCCTGCCGGATGACAGCGACCCGCAAACCGGTCGTTTAACGACCCTGGAATCGGGCAGGCCTTGTTCCGATTTTGATATTATCGCCTTTTCGGTTTCATTTGAAAATGACTTCCCCCATCTTCTGACGATTCTCGAAAAGGCAGGACTCCCCCTGCGATCCAGCGACCGAGGAAGCCCCCACCCGCTGGTCATCGCAGGGGGCGTTTCTTTTTTTTCAAACCCGGAACCGGTAGCCGCATTTATCGATTGCTTCCTGATCGGGGAATCCGAAAGCCTGTTGCCCCGCTTCTTTGACACCGTTTCCTTTGATTTGCTCACCGGTGATAGGAACTCTTGCCTTAAGACCCTGGCCGCAAGCGTCCCGGGGGTCTATGTGTCGGCCCTTTACCGAACAACCTACAACCCGGACGGAACCCTGCAGGCCTTTGATCCCCTGGCCGACGTCCCGTCAACAATCGAGCGCCAGTATGTCAAGGATATCTCCGCTACGGCCACCTGCAGCACGATTTTAACGGCGGATACATCCTTTGACCGCAAATTTTTGATCGAGGTCAGCCGCGGATGCCCGCACGGCTGCCGTTTTTGCAGCACCGGATTTATATACCGTCCGCCAAGATTCCGGCCCCTTGAACTCCTTGACCAATGCCTGACAACCGGCGGCTCGATGTGTGACCAGATCGGTCTGGTCGGTGCCGCGATCTCCGATCTTCCGGATATCGACAAACTCTGTACCCGGACACTGCAAGCCGATACGCAGCTATCGTTCAGCTCTTTAAGAGCGGATGCCTTCACGCCTGAACTGCTGGGCGTACTCAGCCAGAGCAAGGTCAAAACAGCCACGATTGCGCCGGATGCAGGCTCCGAGCGGATGCGCACGGTCATCAACAAGGGCATTACCACAGAAGACATCCTCAATGCCGCTGAAACCCTGGTGGCAAACGGTATCCCCAACTTAAAGCTCTATTTCATGATCGGCCTCCCGACCGAAACCATGGAAGACGTCGACGCCATTGTTGAACTGTGCAAACAGATCAAACACCGTTTTTTAAAATCCAGCAGAACCCGAAAACGCATCGGAGAGATCACCGTAAGCTTAAGTTCGTTTGTCCCCAAACCACATACTCCCTTTCAATGGGCCGCCATGGACGACGTGCGCACCCTGAAAGCTAAGATCAAGCGCGTAAAGAACGGCCTCAAACGAACCGCCAACGTGCGGGTCCATGCGGACATCCCCCGCTGGGCTTACATTCAGGGCCTTTTCTCACGCGGCGACCGCAAGGTTTCCCAAATATTGCTGCTGGCGCATCAACTTCAGGGCAACTGGCCCCAAACCTTTAAGGCCACGCCGCTGAATCCTGATTTTTATGTATGCCGTGAGCGCCCCCTGGAAGAGTTGCTTCCCTGGGATTTTATCGACCAGGGCCTTTATAAGTCGTTTTTGGCGCGGGAGTACAAGCGCGCCCTTGAAGGCAAACCCTCTCCGCCCTGCCCCATGGACGACTGCACCGTCTGCGGCGTCTGCCGATAA